The nucleotide sequence TGTCTATATGATACTGTGGCAGCCCACTCACTTCGCTAATTAAATTTGCCACGCCATTTCTCATCAAAATTATCCCTAATTGAGATATAGGGTTTTGGTCAAAAAATTCCACAACAAACTCCAGTAAATAGTTTAATGTTAAAGATAGTCGCGTTGGGCGCAAGTCCTTCTCGGCCATCGCTAGTGTTCCGTCAACTATGATAACTAAAGTCCGAATTATTCCTCTTTGGAAGGGGGTGCTTGGATTCTTCataatctttttctttctattttcaatgattgttTGAACCATTGCTTCAAATGAACCACTACCTAGTTCGTCATCCTTAACTATATCCCAAGATCGCTGATACTCATCCTCCCATGCATACCCATTTGCTCTTTTCAAGTCGCTCACTTCACCATTATGCTGTGACCGTGTTCTTGTTGACACCCCTCCGCGGGGCACAGCTTCAGAAGCGGAGGATAATCTTGATGAGGGTGACCTCGTACCAGTAGGGGTTGATATGAACTCCTCATCTGAATCATCCATGGTATAAAGTTGCTCAGAAGATGCAAATTCTACAAGGTGCATTTTTTTTCTCGCTGCATTTATTTCATTTTACGTTTCTTATGAAGATACTTATCTACAGATTGCTGATAGTTTACTCGGCCATTGGCGTTGATTTCATAAAAGAGGGATGCAAACGAATCAACATGATCATTGTCGATTGCACCTAGTTCATCTTCCAAGTACGGTACATGCTTTAACTCGTCAAGGTCGACCAAGTCTCGTATGAAATAGCCTTGCCCTACAATTGGTGTTATTTCCAgatcattgttgaatgccTCCCACCTCGAATTTCCATAAAACTCAATGAACTCTGATTTAGATAAATTCGATGTATTTGGAGGaaattctttcttttctatgttcttattcttcttcacttttGGTACCGGCGCTGACTCGTTCTCCTGAATGTAAAAGTTTCGAAGCAACTGTATTGCTTCTGTTCTGCAAATGCCTCCAACACTAGGGTAGACGCTGTTTGGTAAGCCTGTGTCGTTGTGAATAGAAAGGATAGTGCCATTTCCTCCAAATCGATCGTTTCCACACCCGTAATACACTCTGCCAATTCCCAACTGACGGAGATAAGACGCACACATTATGCAAGGTTCCACAGTGACATACAATGTGAGTTCACTATAGTCAATATCCCTCTTGAGTCGCTCCAATGCGATAAATTCAGCGTGTTTGGTTCCATTTAGGGAGATATTTGTGTAGTTGTACCCTATACTTAGAACCTCATCGCCTCTAGTGACTATGCAAGATACTGGAGTCTCATTATTAAGCAATGCCTTATACCCGACAAACAAGGCCGTTGACATGAAATGAAAATGCCGCGTTAGGTCCGACATGATGTGATTTATGTTGAAGGtgatttacttttttttatttgtttgtatCGTTTACCAACTTTTATCTACAAGATGTCAGACTTACACAAGGCGCTATTACAAAGAGTTAAGAAAAGAGAATCTGAACTTGGTCTACTGCTGTTGGAGGAAGAATCTGTGAGTGATGATACGAAAAATGTAGTTGAAGAAGACACTAGTCAGattgatcaaaaaattATGAGGGAGTATGAACAATTCAAGTCGGACTACTTCATTACAGAAGAATATTCTCATGAACTGTCGACAATAAAAACGTACTTTATGAAATCCAAGAAACCTGGACCGGTCTTGATCTGTGGTCATGGAGCTggatcatcatcaatgacaTTTGCGGAATTGTGCCGGAATATCACGGATGAAACTATTAGCGTGTTTTTGTATGACATGAGGGGACATGGTGGCTCACGTGGAGAGCCCGATTTCTCGCTAGATATGCTTGTTGAGGATTTTCATTTTATCTTGGAGGAATTTAAATCAAGACACCATCCATTGGGTGTATTCTTATTGGGACATTCATTAGGAGGTGCcatttttgcaaagtaTGTGCATACCCACCCACAAGAAGTCGTGAAGGGTTTGATACTTTTGGATATTGTGGAAGAAACTGCCATCACTTCGCTAAACGTCATGCctttctttcttgaaaaGCTACCTCGGTC is from Candida orthopsilosis Co 90-125, chromosome 1 draft sequence and encodes:
- a CDS encoding Ppe1 protein (protein similar to S. cerevisiae Ppe1p) translates to MSDLHKALLQRVKKRESELGLSSLEEESVSDDTKNVVEEDTSQIDQKIMREYEQFKSDYFITEEYSHESSTIKTYFMKSKKPGPVLICGHGAGSSSMTFAELCRNITDETISVFLYDMRGHGGSRGEPDFSLDMLVEDFHFILEEFKSRHHPLGVFLLGHSLGGAIFAKYVHTHPQEVVKGLILLDIVEETAITSLNVMPFFLEKLPRSFPSISKAIGWHMNFLLFNEKSARLSLPDIFNLDTMTWKTDLKQTEPYWNTWFNGLSNNFLNFPKAKLLILAAHETLDKELIIGQMQGKYELVVFNNSQKSGHFVHEDLPKHVAIRVEEFICKVYAPERYMRDHLGVTPKWGGKVT
- a CDS encoding Tad2 protein (S. cerevisiae homolog TAD2 has tRNA-specific adenosine deaminase activity, has role in tRNA and localizes to cytoplasm, nucleus), translated to MSDLTRHFHFMSTALFVGYKALLNNETPVSCIVTRGDEVLSIGYNYTNISLNGTKHAEFIALERLKRDIDYSELTLYVTVEPCIMCASYLRQLGIGRVYYGCGNDRFGGNGTILSIHNDTGLPNSVYPSVGGICRTEAIQLLRNFYIQENESAPVPKVKKNKNIEKKEFPPNTSNLSKSEFIEFYGNSRWEAFNNDSEITPIVGQGYFIRDLVDLDELKHVPYLEDELGAIDNDHVDSFASLFYEINANGRVNYQQSVDKYLHKKRKMK